A single genomic interval of Camelina sativa cultivar DH55 chromosome 11, Cs, whole genome shotgun sequence harbors:
- the LOC104723970 gene encoding probable zinc metalloprotease EGY1, chloroplastic, whose amino-acid sequence MGTLTSVAFAAAVNIRFRSFHHRDNIKTTTTLPKWQKRLCFSCTEDSHRFRAVKCLGNDENSNSDNSVGENADTHKSSVLKTASRDKEDDETSNNSSSASSSSSNEFGSDKTSMPSTISPVDSSYSSFQIDSFKLMELLGPEKVDPADVKLIKDKLFGYSTFWVTKEEQFGDLGEGILFLGNLRGKKEDVFAKLQRKLAEVSGDKYNLFMIEEPNSEGPDPRGGARVSFGLLRKEVSEPGPTTLWQYVIALILFLLTIGSSVELGIASQINRLPPEVVKYFTDPNAVEPPDMELLYPFVDAALPLAYGVLGILLFHELGHFLAAVPKKVKLSIPYFIPNITLGSFGAITQFKSILPDRSTKVDISLAGPFAGAALSVSMFAVGLFLSTNPDAASDLVQVPSMLFQGSLLLGLISRATLGYAALHAATVSIHPLVIAGWCGLTTTAFNMLPVGCLDGGRAVQGAFGKNALVTFGLTTYVMLGLRVLGGPLALPWGLYVLICQRTPEKPCLNDVTEVGTWRKALVGTAIILVVLTLLPVWDELAEEVGIGLVTTF is encoded by the exons ATGGGGACTCTCACCAGCGTCGCTTTTGCAGCTGCCGTTAACATCAGATTCCGATCATTTCACCACCGGGATAACAttaagacaacaacaacactacCCAAATGGCAAAAGAGACTCTGTTTCTCTTGCACAGAGGACTCTCATAGATTTAGGGCTGTAAAGTGTCTAGGCAATGATGAAAACAGTAACAGTGACAACAGTGTCGGAGAAAACGCAGATACCCACAAGTCTTCTGTTTTAAAAACGGCATCTCGTGATAAAGAAGATGACGAGACAAGTAACAACAGTAGCTCTGCcagtagcagcagcagcaacgaGTTCGGTTCCGACAAGACTTCAATG CCATCAACTATATCGCCTGTTGATTCATCATACAGCAGTTTCCAAATAGACTCGTTTAAGCTGATGGAGCTTCTTGGACCTGAGAAAGTGGATCCTGCTGATGTCAAGTTAATAAAGGACAAACTTTTCGGCTATTCGACGTTTTGGGTCACCAAAGAAGAGCAATTTGGGGACCTTGGTGAGGGAATCCTCTTTCTTGGGAACTTGAGAGGAAAGAAAGAGGATGTTTTTGCAAAACTTCAGAGAAAACTAGCTGAAGTTTCTGGCGATAAGTATAATTTATTCATGATTGAGGAGCCTAACTCCGAAGGACCAGATCCACGTGGTGGTGCCCGTGTTAGCTTTGGTTTGCTTCGTAAAGAAGTCTCGGAGCCAGGACCAACCACACTCTGGCAGTATGTGATTgctttaatattatttcttttgacAATTGGTTCCTCTGTGGAGCTAGGAATTGCTTCTCAG ATCAACCGCTTACCTCCTGAGGTGGTAAAGTATTTCACCGATCCAAATGCTGTTGAACCACCTGATATGGAGCTCCTGTATCCATTTGTTGACGCTGCATTGCCTTTGGCGTATGGTGTATTGGgaattcttttgtttcat GAGTTAGGGCACTTTCTTGCTGCAGTTCCAAAGAAAGTAAAGCTTAGCATTCCTTACTTCATTCCAAACATTACACTCGGAAGCTTTGGTGCAATCACACAG TTCAAGTCGATTCTTCCAGACCGGAGTACAAAAGTTGACATTTCGCTAGCTGGTCCATTTGCTGGAGCTGCACTCTCAGTTTCCATGTTTGCTGTTGGTCTGTTCTTATCTACTAACCCGGATGCAGCTAGCGATCTGGTGCAGGTTCCCAGTATGTTATTTCAAGGCTCATTACTTCTTGGGCTCATCAGCAGAGCAACTCTGGGATATGC AGCGTTGCATGCTGCTACAGTTTCAATCCACCCGCTTGTAATTGCTGGATG GTGTGGTTTAACAACAACAGCGTTTAATATGCTTCCTGTGGGATGTTTGGATGGAGGCAGGGCTGTACAG GGCGCATTCGGGAAAAATGCATTGGTTACATTTGGCTTAACAACCTATGTAATGCTTGGACTCAGAGTG CTCGGCGGCCCTTTGGCACTTCCTTGGGGACTCTATGTACTAATCTGCCAG AGAACACCAGAAAAACCATGTCTAAACGACGTGACCGAGGTTGGAACATGGAGGAAGGCCCTCGTCGGGACTGCAATAATCCTTGTGGTTTTGACACTCCTGCCTGTATGGGATGAACTCGCAGAAGAGGTAGGCATAGGGCTTGTAACTACGTTTTGA
- the LOC104728181 gene encoding uncharacterized protein LOC104728181 encodes MEKKKALQGMVILTHECSAIIQNKVVEKKLEDPGSFTLPCTLGPLSFSHCLCDLGSSVSLMPLSVAKRLGFTHYKKCMITLVLADRSVRTPIGVLEDLPMMIGHFEIPTDFVVLEMDEEPKDPLILGRPFLRTVGTMIDVKSGKIQLNLGKEALTFDINKMMRKPTIDGQIFYIEKMEALADELLEELAIEDEHQSTLTDKQGEFGLLKEDSEGYEKILDSHKPSSDDRSFLELKEQVVCSVEVDSNEDWSELKAPKIELKPLPKGLRYAFLGKNSIYLVIINEELSEQETVTLLGELKKYRRAIGDVV; translated from the coding sequence atggaaaagaagaaagctctTCAAGGAATGGTAATCTTAACCCATGAGTGTAGTGCTATCATTCAAAACAAGGTGGTAGAaaagaagcttgaagatcctggTAGCTTCACTCTCCCTTGCACATTGGGACCTCTATCTTTTAGCCAttgtttgtgtgatcttggGTCTAGTGTTAGCTTGATGCCTCTTTCAGTTGCCAAAAGACTAGGTTTCACACACTACAAGAAGTGTATGATCACCCTTGTTCTTGCTGATAGGTCAGTTAGAACACCAATAGGAGTGCTTGAAGATCTACCAATGATGATTGGCCATTTTGAGATCCCAACCGACTTTGTTGTGcttgaaatggatgaagaaccaaaggaTCCACTCATCTTGGGGAGACCATTCTTAAGAACTGTAGGAACAATGATTGATGTGAAGAGTGGGAAGATTCAATTGAATTTAGGCAAGGAAGCCTTGACTTTTGACATTAACAAAATGATGAGGAAGCCTACAATTGATGGTCAAATTTTCTACATTGAGAAGATGGAAGCTTTAGCTGATGAGCTTTTGGAGGAATTAGCAATAGAAGATGAGCACCAAAGCACTTTGACAGATAAACAAGGAGAGTTTGGTTTACTAAAGGAAGATAGTGAAGGGTATGAAAAGATTCTTGACTCTCACAAGCCTTCTAGTGATGATAGAAGCTTCCTTGAGTTAAAAGAGCAAGTGGTGTGTTCAGTTGAAGTAGATTCAAATGAAGATTGGAGTGAGCTTAAAGCACCCAAGATTGAACTTAAACCACTCCCTAAGGGGCTAAGGTATGCTTTTCTAGGTAAAAACTCTATTTACCTTGTCATTATCAATGAAGAACTTAGTGAACAAGAAACTGTTACTCTTCTAGGTGAATTAAAAAAGTATAGGAGAGCTATTGGTGATGTGGTGTGA